One segment of Acidovorax sp. DW039 DNA contains the following:
- a CDS encoding alkaline phosphatase D family protein has translation MHSPSHPPLSRRHFAQRALLAAAATSAPRWAWLQTAPAQHNPFALGVASGEPAPDGMVLWTRLVPAAGEALSAQTVRWELAHDDAFRHIVQKGQATATPELGHSVHVEVQGLEPARWYHYRFMLGDAISATGRTCTAPAADAMATRLRVVFASCQRWEHGQYAAWRHVCADQPDLVLFLGDYIYESATPKNADDLPRTHSLRHARTLADYRDRYALYKSDPALQAAHALCPWVVTWDDHEVLNDYAGDHAGPGGTAEDAAAFLVRRSAAWQAFYENMPLRASSLLGTSFEHLQVYRRLAWGRLAQLHLLDDRQYRALQACRKPGSTNAGSVRPADCAELADPTRTLLGPAQEQWLDKGLADDARNQRTRWSVLAQQTLFTPRHYPSGQVGTDAWDGYPAARSRLLQSVQRHHPRNTVLLGGDIHQNYVCNVHAEASGSGPRSGSSTPIIASEFCGTSITSRAGTTQDKVDAVVRHNPHVLLARCEQRGYGVADITPQRWTTTLRVVDNVLDAQSTASTQARFVVEDGKPGPVAA, from the coding sequence ATGCACAGCCCAAGTCACCCCCCTTTGTCCCGCCGTCACTTTGCTCAACGTGCCTTGCTGGCGGCGGCGGCCACTTCAGCCCCACGATGGGCCTGGCTGCAAACGGCCCCAGCACAGCACAACCCGTTTGCGCTGGGGGTTGCCAGTGGTGAACCCGCACCCGACGGCATGGTGCTGTGGACACGACTGGTCCCCGCTGCGGGCGAGGCGCTGTCTGCGCAGACGGTGCGCTGGGAGTTGGCGCATGACGATGCCTTCCGCCACATCGTGCAAAAAGGCCAGGCCACGGCAACGCCCGAACTGGGACACAGCGTGCATGTGGAAGTACAGGGTCTGGAGCCTGCACGCTGGTACCACTACCGATTCATGCTGGGCGATGCCATCAGCGCCACAGGCCGCACCTGCACGGCACCGGCGGCAGATGCCATGGCCACCCGGCTGCGCGTGGTGTTTGCTTCATGCCAGCGCTGGGAGCACGGGCAATACGCGGCTTGGCGCCATGTGTGTGCCGATCAGCCTGATCTGGTGCTGTTTCTGGGGGACTACATCTATGAATCGGCCACCCCGAAGAACGCAGACGACCTGCCGCGCACCCATAGCTTGCGCCATGCACGCACCCTGGCCGACTACCGCGACCGCTATGCACTCTACAAGAGCGACCCCGCCCTGCAGGCAGCCCATGCCCTGTGCCCCTGGGTGGTGACCTGGGACGACCACGAAGTCTTGAACGACTACGCCGGGGATCACGCCGGACCCGGCGGCACGGCGGAGGACGCCGCTGCCTTTTTGGTGCGGCGCAGTGCTGCATGGCAAGCTTTCTACGAAAACATGCCTTTGCGTGCCAGCAGCCTGCTGGGCACCAGCTTCGAGCACCTGCAGGTCTACCGCCGCCTCGCCTGGGGGCGGCTGGCGCAGTTGCACCTGCTGGATGACCGCCAGTACCGCGCACTGCAGGCCTGCCGCAAACCCGGCAGCACCAATGCAGGATCGGTGCGCCCGGCCGACTGCGCAGAGCTGGCCGACCCCACCCGAACCCTGCTCGGCCCCGCGCAGGAGCAATGGCTGGACAAAGGCCTGGCGGACGATGCCCGCAACCAGCGCACTCGCTGGAGCGTGCTGGCGCAGCAAACGCTCTTCACGCCACGCCACTACCCGAGCGGCCAGGTGGGCACCGATGCGTGGGATGGCTACCCGGCCGCCCGCTCGCGGCTGCTGCAGTCTGTGCAGCGCCACCACCCACGCAACACCGTACTGCTGGGCGGCGACATCCATCAGAACTACGTCTGCAACGTGCATGCGGAGGCTTCCGGCTCAGGGCCACGTTCGGGCAGCTCCACCCCCATCATCGCCAGCGAGTTCTGCGGCACCTCTATCACCTCCCGGGCCGGCACCACGCAAGACAAGGTGGATGCTGTCGTCCGCCACAACCCCCATGTGCTGCTGGCCCGCTGCGAGCAGCGAGGCTATGGCGTGGCAGACATCACCCCGCAGCGCTGGACTACCACCCTGCGCGTGGTGGACAACGTGCTGGATGCGCAAAGCACGGCAAGCACCCAGGCCCGCTTTGTGGTGGAAGATGGCAAGCCGGGGCCCGTGGCGGCATGA
- a CDS encoding DUF5329 domain-containing protein, giving the protein MAAGLCTAGSLPTAARAEVDALLTRLQKSGCEFQRNGSWYSGAEAKAHLLKKLDYLDGKNAVQSTEQFIELGASSSSASGKPYQVRCGNAPVVNSGPWLQGELKTLRAGNAK; this is encoded by the coding sequence GTGGCCGCGGGTCTCTGCACTGCTGGATCGTTGCCCACAGCGGCACGCGCTGAAGTGGATGCACTGCTGACCCGGCTGCAAAAGTCAGGCTGCGAGTTTCAACGCAACGGCTCGTGGTACTCGGGCGCCGAAGCCAAAGCCCACCTGCTCAAAAAGCTGGACTACCTGGACGGCAAGAACGCCGTGCAGAGCACCGAGCAGTTCATCGAACTGGGGGCGTCATCCAGCAGCGCCAGCGGCAAGCCCTACCAGGTGCGCTGCGGTAACGCACCGGTGGTGAATTCAGGCCCGTGGCTGCAGGGGGAGCTCAAGACCCTGCGTGCCGGTAACGCCAAGTAG
- a CDS encoding acyl-CoA synthetase has translation MTSAYDQHLPRNHANFAPLSPLGFIERTAEVYPERLAIVHGALRQTWRETYARCRQLASALRKSGIGKNDTVAVMLPNTPPMVEAHFGIPMAGAVLNALNTRLDPETIAFMLDHGEAKAVIVDPEYTGTMAKALALRQSTSPLLVVQVQDALYGEPAQPLHAVDYEAFVSSGDPEFAWELPADEWDAIALNYTSGTTGNPKGVVYHHRGAATNAISNVLEWDMPKHAVYLWTLPMFHCNGWCFPWTVAARAGVNVCLRRVEAQAIFDAIRNHGVTHYCGAPIVHGLLVNAPDAMKVGLPAGVKAMVAGAAPPASMIEGMEKMGFDLTHVYGLTEVYGPATVCAKHDAWNALDIGERARLNARQGVRYHLQRDVRVLDPETLQPVPHDGETMGEIMFRGNIAMKGYLKNPKATEDAFRGGWFHSGDLAVQYPDGYIKIKDRSKDIIISGGENISSIEVEDVLYRHPDVLAAAVVAKPDARWGETPCAFVELKAGATATAEDIVQHCKKHLAGFKVPRAVVFGELPKTSTGKIQKFELRKLAGSATAIDV, from the coding sequence ATGACTTCTGCATACGACCAGCACCTGCCGCGCAACCACGCCAACTTTGCCCCACTGTCCCCGTTGGGGTTCATTGAGCGAACGGCCGAGGTGTACCCCGAGCGGCTGGCCATTGTGCACGGAGCGCTGCGGCAGACCTGGCGTGAAACCTATGCCCGTTGCCGCCAGCTTGCCAGCGCCTTGCGCAAGAGCGGCATTGGCAAGAACGATACCGTGGCAGTCATGCTGCCCAACACGCCCCCGATGGTGGAGGCGCACTTCGGTATTCCCATGGCGGGGGCCGTGCTCAACGCCCTGAACACACGTCTGGACCCCGAAACCATTGCCTTCATGCTGGACCATGGCGAGGCCAAGGCCGTGATCGTGGACCCCGAGTACACCGGCACCATGGCCAAGGCGCTGGCATTGCGCCAGTCCACAAGCCCGCTGCTGGTGGTTCAGGTGCAGGATGCGCTTTACGGTGAGCCCGCACAGCCCCTGCACGCTGTCGATTACGAGGCGTTTGTGAGCAGCGGCGACCCGGAATTCGCCTGGGAGCTACCGGCAGACGAGTGGGACGCGATCGCCCTCAACTACACCAGCGGTACCACCGGCAACCCCAAGGGGGTGGTTTACCACCACCGGGGTGCGGCCACCAATGCCATCAGCAACGTGCTGGAATGGGACATGCCCAAGCACGCGGTTTATCTGTGGACCTTGCCCATGTTCCACTGCAACGGCTGGTGCTTTCCCTGGACCGTGGCGGCCCGCGCGGGCGTGAATGTGTGCCTGCGCCGGGTGGAAGCCCAGGCGATTTTTGATGCCATCCGCAACCACGGCGTGACGCACTACTGCGGCGCGCCCATCGTTCACGGTCTGCTGGTCAATGCCCCTGATGCGATGAAGGTGGGCCTGCCAGCAGGGGTCAAAGCCATGGTGGCAGGGGCAGCGCCACCGGCCTCGATGATCGAGGGCATGGAGAAGATGGGGTTCGACTTGACCCATGTGTATGGCCTGACCGAGGTGTATGGCCCCGCCACCGTGTGCGCCAAGCACGACGCCTGGAATGCGCTGGACATCGGCGAGCGTGCCCGCCTCAACGCCCGCCAGGGCGTGCGCTACCACCTGCAGCGCGACGTGCGTGTGCTGGACCCCGAGACGCTGCAGCCGGTGCCCCACGACGGCGAAACCATGGGCGAGATCATGTTCCGCGGCAATATCGCGATGAAGGGTTACCTGAAGAACCCCAAGGCCACGGAAGACGCGTTCCGGGGCGGCTGGTTCCACAGCGGAGACCTGGCCGTGCAGTACCCCGACGGGTACATCAAGATCAAGGACCGCAGCAAGGACATCATCATCTCCGGCGGGGAAAACATCTCGTCGATTGAGGTGGAGGATGTGCTCTACCGCCATCCTGATGTGCTGGCCGCAGCCGTAGTGGCCAAACCCGATGCCCGCTGGGGTGAGACGCCTTGCGCGTTTGTGGAACTGAAGGCCGGTGCCACCGCCACGGCGGAAGATATCGTGCAGCACTGCAAAAAGCACCTGGCAGGCTTCAAGGTGCCCCGCGCCGTGGTGTTTGGCGAACTGCCCAAAACCAGCACCGGCAAGATCCAGAAGTTTGAGCTGCGCAAGCTGGCAGGCTCTGCCACTGCGATTGACGTGTGA
- the dnaG gene encoding DNA primase → MSIPQSFIQELLSRVDVVDIVGRYVQLKKGGANFMGLCPFHGEKSPSFSVSPSKQFYHCFGCGKNGNAISFLMEHAGMGFVEAVQDLAQSVGLQVPDDDISPQERERAAAARQKQATLTDVLEKAADAYRKQLRSSQRAIGYFKGRGVSGHVAKLYGLGYAPEGWRSLASVFPAYDDPLLEESGLVIVNEEDGGKRYDRFRDRVMFPIRNVKGECIGFGGRVLGDEKPKYLNSPETPVFHKGRELYGLFEARTAIREAGYALVTEGYMDVVALAQLGFPNAVATLGTACTPDHVHKLLRFTDAVVFSFDGDAAGRRAARKALDAALPYASDTRSIKFLFLPAEHDPDSYIREHGTEAFAQYIAQATPLSRFLIEAASEGCDLATAEGRAHMASNARPLWASLPEGVLRRQLLGELAQLMQLPANDLAQLWSQAAAQEAHRRPGASAGSYASSHSSHQSTGSDEPPWGGPPDGAEPWYGAPEGEFDAPAGATYPQGNSGGRPPFRKGGDWKSKGDWKGKGNWKKRDDSPWPPQPRLPSTPAASRIDHAARLLLSHMGFLEHLTQDDHTALCAQPAPHGPLFVWLEAQFHEHGPQPWAVLRESLRGHDCEAVAVRVMTGAHAQTEGDMGELRAELNDLLVRIQIEQIEKQRNLASAQNDLDQFKELDARWRALKLSLQPAAARS, encoded by the coding sequence GTGTCCATCCCCCAGTCGTTCATCCAGGAGTTGCTCTCGCGCGTCGACGTGGTCGATATCGTGGGTCGCTACGTGCAGCTCAAGAAGGGGGGGGCCAACTTCATGGGGCTGTGCCCCTTCCACGGCGAAAAATCCCCTTCTTTCAGCGTGAGCCCTTCCAAGCAGTTCTACCACTGCTTTGGCTGCGGCAAGAACGGCAACGCCATCAGCTTCCTGATGGAACATGCGGGCATGGGCTTTGTGGAGGCGGTGCAAGACCTCGCCCAGAGCGTGGGGCTGCAGGTGCCCGACGACGACATCTCGCCCCAGGAGCGCGAACGCGCTGCCGCCGCCCGCCAGAAGCAGGCCACCCTGACCGATGTGCTGGAAAAGGCAGCCGACGCCTACCGCAAGCAGCTGCGCAGCTCACAGCGGGCCATTGGTTATTTCAAGGGTCGGGGCGTTTCGGGGCATGTGGCCAAACTCTACGGGCTGGGCTACGCGCCTGAGGGCTGGCGCAGCCTGGCCAGCGTGTTCCCGGCTTATGACGACCCGCTGCTGGAGGAAAGCGGCCTGGTCATCGTCAATGAAGAAGACGGGGGCAAGCGGTATGACCGCTTCCGCGACCGGGTCATGTTCCCCATCCGCAACGTCAAGGGCGAATGCATCGGCTTTGGTGGCCGCGTGCTGGGCGATGAAAAACCCAAGTACCTCAACTCCCCCGAGACCCCGGTGTTCCACAAGGGCCGCGAGTTGTATGGCCTGTTTGAGGCCCGCACCGCCATCCGCGAAGCGGGCTATGCCCTGGTCACCGAAGGCTATATGGACGTGGTGGCGCTGGCGCAGCTGGGTTTTCCGAACGCGGTGGCGACCCTGGGCACCGCCTGCACGCCCGACCATGTGCACAAGCTGCTGCGTTTTACCGATGCGGTGGTGTTCAGCTTTGACGGCGACGCCGCGGGCCGCCGCGCAGCGCGCAAGGCACTGGATGCCGCCCTGCCCTACGCCAGCGACACGCGCAGCATCAAGTTCCTGTTCCTGCCCGCCGAGCATGACCCGGACAGCTACATCCGCGAGCACGGCACCGAGGCATTTGCCCAGTACATCGCCCAGGCGACTCCGCTGAGCCGCTTTTTGATCGAAGCCGCCAGTGAAGGCTGCGACCTGGCCACCGCCGAGGGCCGCGCCCACATGGCCAGCAATGCACGGCCCTTGTGGGCCAGCCTGCCCGAGGGCGTGCTGCGCCGCCAGCTGCTGGGCGAACTGGCCCAGCTCATGCAGCTGCCTGCCAACGATCTGGCCCAACTGTGGAGCCAGGCCGCCGCACAGGAAGCCCACCGCCGCCCGGGTGCCAGCGCTGGCTCCTACGCGTCATCCCATTCATCGCATCAATCCACCGGCTCCGACGAGCCCCCTTGGGGTGGCCCACCGGACGGAGCCGAGCCCTGGTACGGCGCACCCGAGGGAGAGTTTGATGCCCCTGCGGGTGCGACCTACCCACAGGGCAATAGCGGAGGGCGCCCGCCATTCCGCAAAGGCGGAGACTGGAAAAGCAAGGGCGACTGGAAAGGCAAAGGCAACTGGAAAAAGCGCGACGACAGCCCTTGGCCGCCCCAGCCACGGCTGCCCAGCACACCTGCAGCCAGCCGGATCGACCATGCTGCTCGCCTGCTGCTGTCGCACATGGGCTTTCTGGAACACCTCACCCAGGACGACCACACGGCGCTGTGCGCCCAACCCGCACCCCACGGCCCGCTTTTTGTGTGGCTGGAGGCGCAGTTTCACGAACATGGCCCCCAACCTTGGGCAGTGCTGCGCGAGAGCCTGCGCGGGCATGACTGCGAAGCCGTGGCAGTACGTGTCATGACCGGTGCGCACGCACAGACCGAGGGCGACATGGGTGAATTGCGTGCCGAACTGAACGACCTGCTGGTGCGCATCCAGATCGAGCAGATCGAAAAGCAGCGCAACCTGGCCAGCGCCCAGAACGACCTGGACCAGTTCAAGGAACTGGATGCCCGCTGGCGTGCGCTCAAACTCTCATTGCAGCCCGCTGCGGCGCGTTCGTAA
- the rpoD gene encoding RNA polymerase sigma factor RpoD: MPAQKSAKPPKTAPDTAAKAVSKTAAKAPAKAAPKKAAAVAEAPAAKKVKVPVKSTAELIKAADELLKKKPARAKAAAATTPDEEEAPKKKPGRPAKAAAAAEGKAPAKRGRKPKAAASDESGDDTDLSDIEAELEGEIEESSDSSATVEKAKPLRMKISKAKERALMKEFGLDETVLSEEDLAKRRSRLKTLIKLGKTRGYLTHVEINDHLPDKLVDAETLEAVITTLNDLGVAVYEQTPDAEALIITDNAPAGATEEEAEEAAEAALSTVDSEFGRTTDPVRMYMREMGTVELLTREGEIEIAKRIEGGLQAMMEAISASPATIAEILNMGEEIREGKVVISTIVDGFSNPNEADDYVAEEDFDEFDEADDDDGKGGSKALTKKLEELKKQALERFDKLRELFEKIHKIYDKEGYGTPAYMKAQAALSEELMTIRFTAKTIEKLCDMVRAQVDDVRKKERELRRIIVDKCGMPQETFIKDFPPNLLNLQWVEKQAAAGKPWSAVMARNIPPIQDLQQKLMDLQSRVVVPLAELKGINKRMNEGEATSRDAKKEMIEANLRLVISIAKKYTNRGLQFLDLIQEGNIGLMKAVDKFEYRRGYKFSTYATWWIRQAITRSIADQARTIRIPVHMIETINKMNRISRQHLQEFGFEPDASILAAKMEIPEDKIRKIMKIAKEPISMETPIGDDDDSHLGDFIEDGANTAPIEAAMQAGLRDVVKDILDGLTPREAKVLRMRFGIEMTSDHTLEEVGKQFDVTRERIRQIEAKALRKLKHPSRSDKLRSFIDSL, translated from the coding sequence ATGCCCGCTCAAAAGTCCGCGAAGCCGCCCAAGACTGCTCCAGACACCGCCGCCAAGGCTGTCTCCAAAACCGCTGCCAAAGCGCCGGCCAAAGCTGCACCCAAAAAGGCCGCTGCAGTTGCCGAAGCCCCGGCTGCCAAGAAAGTGAAAGTGCCTGTGAAAAGTACCGCCGAGCTGATCAAAGCCGCCGATGAATTGCTGAAGAAGAAGCCCGCCCGCGCCAAGGCTGCCGCGGCTACCACCCCCGACGAGGAAGAGGCGCCCAAGAAAAAGCCCGGACGCCCCGCCAAGGCCGCTGCTGCCGCCGAAGGCAAGGCCCCCGCCAAACGCGGCCGCAAGCCCAAGGCTGCAGCCAGCGACGAAAGCGGTGACGACACCGATCTGTCGGACATCGAAGCAGAACTGGAAGGCGAGATCGAAGAATCGAGCGATTCCTCCGCCACGGTCGAAAAGGCCAAGCCACTGCGCATGAAGATCAGCAAGGCCAAGGAACGGGCCTTGATGAAGGAATTCGGTCTGGACGAAACCGTCCTTTCCGAAGAAGACCTGGCCAAGCGCCGCTCGCGCCTGAAGACGCTGATCAAGCTGGGCAAGACGCGCGGCTACCTGACCCACGTGGAAATCAACGACCACTTGCCCGACAAGCTGGTCGATGCAGAAACGCTCGAAGCCGTTATCACCACCCTGAACGATCTGGGCGTGGCGGTGTACGAGCAAACGCCCGACGCCGAAGCGCTGATCATCACGGACAACGCCCCTGCTGGCGCCACCGAAGAAGAAGCGGAAGAAGCTGCCGAAGCCGCGCTCTCGACCGTGGACTCGGAATTCGGCCGCACCACCGACCCCGTGCGCATGTACATGCGCGAAATGGGCACGGTGGAACTGCTGACCCGTGAAGGCGAAATCGAAATCGCCAAGCGCATCGAAGGCGGTCTGCAGGCCATGATGGAAGCGATCAGTGCATCGCCTGCCACCATTGCCGAAATCCTGAACATGGGCGAGGAAATCCGCGAAGGCAAGGTCGTCATCTCGACCATCGTGGACGGTTTCTCCAACCCCAACGAGGCCGATGACTATGTGGCCGAAGAAGACTTCGACGAGTTTGACGAAGCCGATGACGATGACGGCAAGGGCGGCTCCAAGGCGCTGACCAAGAAGCTCGAAGAACTCAAGAAGCAGGCACTGGAGCGCTTTGACAAGCTGCGCGAGCTGTTCGAGAAGATCCACAAGATCTACGACAAGGAAGGCTACGGCACCCCTGCCTACATGAAGGCACAGGCCGCCCTGTCGGAAGAGCTGATGACCATCCGCTTCACCGCCAAGACCATCGAGAAGCTGTGCGACATGGTGCGCGCCCAGGTGGACGATGTGCGCAAGAAGGAGCGCGAGCTGCGCCGCATCATCGTGGACAAATGCGGCATGCCCCAAGAGACGTTCATCAAGGACTTCCCGCCCAACCTGCTGAACCTGCAGTGGGTCGAGAAGCAGGCCGCCGCTGGCAAGCCCTGGTCTGCCGTGATGGCGCGCAACATTCCGCCCATCCAGGACCTGCAGCAAAAGCTGATGGACCTGCAGTCGCGCGTCGTCGTACCGCTGGCCGAGCTCAAAGGCATCAACAAGCGCATGAACGAAGGTGAAGCCACCTCGCGCGATGCCAAGAAGGAAATGATCGAGGCCAACCTGCGCCTCGTGATCTCGATTGCCAAGAAGTACACCAACCGTGGCCTGCAGTTCCTCGATCTGATCCAGGAAGGCAACATCGGCCTGATGAAGGCGGTGGACAAGTTCGAATACCGCCGGGGCTACAAGTTCTCGACGTACGCCACCTGGTGGATTCGCCAGGCCATTACCCGCTCGATCGCCGACCAGGCGCGCACCATCCGTATCCCGGTGCACATGATCGAGACGATCAACAAGATGAACCGCATCAGCCGCCAGCACTTGCAAGAGTTTGGCTTTGAGCCCGATGCGTCCATCCTGGCGGCCAAGATGGAAATCCCCGAGGACAAGATCCGCAAGATCATGAAGATCGCCAAGGAGCCGATCTCCATGGAAACACCGATCGGGGACGACGACGACAGCCACCTGGGCGACTTCATCGAGGACGGTGCGAACACCGCGCCTATCGAAGCCGCCATGCAGGCCGGCCTGCGTGATGTGGTCAAGGACATCCTCGATGGCCTGACCCCCCGCGAAGCCAAGGTGCTGCGCATGCGCTTCGGTATCGAAATGACCAGCGACCACACGCTGGAAGAAGTGGGCAAGCAGTTCGACGTGACGCGCGAGCGCATCCGCCAAATAGAAGCCAAGGCGCTGCGCAAGCTCAAGCACCCCTCGCGCTCGGACAAGCTGCGCAGCTTTATCGACTCGCTGTAA
- a CDS encoding tripartite tricarboxylate transporter substrate-binding protein: MTMQRRQILARSAALASLLTPLAPALAQTGRPAGKATKVAGTLRIVIPANPGGGWDQTGRALGAALKAAGAADQVEFENIGGKGGTIGLAQYAEKYGSDANTLMMGGMVMLGAVALQKPAIDMSHVQPLARLTSDYLVTAVPAASGIKTGKDLADAMRTNLAGMVVAGGSAGGVDHMFAGVLARAAKAKPEELSYRPFASGSEVVDALLGGKAAVGISGYSEFGDALASGKLRAVGVSSRRGAFGIPAFKEQGIDAVMANWRGVFTGKAVSSARSAELLSALEQAIHHESWLQTLKQNRWEASWLTGKDLVEFMELDMTTARVMTYLLKLKT, translated from the coding sequence ATGACCATGCAACGCAGACAGATCCTGGCACGCAGCGCCGCACTTGCCTCCTTGCTCACGCCCCTGGCACCAGCCTTGGCGCAAACCGGCCGCCCTGCAGGCAAGGCCACCAAAGTGGCGGGCACGTTGCGCATCGTGATCCCCGCCAATCCCGGTGGCGGTTGGGACCAGACTGGCCGGGCACTCGGTGCGGCCCTGAAGGCTGCAGGGGCTGCCGATCAGGTGGAGTTCGAGAACATCGGGGGCAAGGGGGGCACGATTGGCTTGGCGCAGTACGCCGAAAAATATGGCAGCGATGCCAACACCCTCATGATGGGTGGCATGGTGATGCTGGGCGCCGTAGCGCTGCAAAAACCTGCGATCGACATGAGCCATGTACAGCCACTGGCCCGCCTGACGAGCGACTACCTGGTGACTGCCGTTCCCGCAGCGTCGGGCATCAAAACAGGCAAGGACTTGGCCGATGCCATGCGCACCAATCTTGCAGGCATGGTGGTGGCCGGTGGCTCTGCCGGGGGCGTGGACCACATGTTTGCCGGGGTACTGGCCCGCGCAGCCAAAGCCAAACCCGAAGAGCTGTCTTACCGCCCTTTTGCCAGTGGGAGCGAGGTGGTCGATGCCCTGCTCGGTGGCAAGGCGGCAGTCGGCATCTCGGGCTACAGCGAGTTTGGCGATGCACTGGCGTCCGGCAAGTTGCGCGCAGTAGGGGTGTCCTCCCGCCGCGGTGCATTCGGCATCCCGGCCTTCAAGGAACAGGGCATTGATGCCGTCATGGCCAATTGGCGGGGAGTCTTCACAGGCAAAGCGGTCAGCTCAGCACGCTCTGCAGAGTTGCTATCAGCGCTGGAGCAGGCCATCCATCATGAGAGCTGGCTGCAGACGCTGAAGCAAAACCGGTGGGAAGCCTCCTGGCTCACCGGCAAAGACTTGGTGGAGTTCATGGAACTGGACATGACCACCGCCCGGGTGATGACCTATCTGCTCAAACTCAAGACCTGA
- a CDS encoding methyl-accepting chemotaxis protein, whose protein sequence is MSRFSIGTRMAAALGMVLALMIGAALFGISALYHALGTYDSTVLQRVAQERAVSRMENEFKTQVQEWKNTLLRGEDARKRELHWNAFQASEKRVADAAKALEAQLSDADERAALQKFTQAHAQMAQGYRKGFEVFQSLGFVPAAGDADVADIDQGPAKLLTALSEQVAASSAAIAQAAAQDARHALVSSLIALALVTALGVVAGLLLTRSVVRPLREAVSVAHKVAAGDLTSDIPLEGQDEPARLLQALQAMQDNLEKVVSGVRSSAESVASASAEIAQGNADLSARTEQQASSLDETAASMQQLQTTVQQNAATAQRASELARNGSSVAERGGAVVEQMVQVVQGIQESSRRIADIIGVIDGIAFQTNILALNAAVEAARAGEQGRGFAVVASEVRNLATRSASAAQEIKTLIQASVERVQAGSDLAQNAGGTMSEVVASIRGVSALMQEISQASTHQTDDMQRVTQAIVRMDEATQQNAALVEESAAAAGSLSSQARELVQAVAVFRVRHQGSHTQALLR, encoded by the coding sequence ATGTCCCGCTTCTCTATTGGCACCCGCATGGCTGCGGCCCTGGGCATGGTGCTCGCACTGATGATTGGTGCAGCACTGTTTGGCATCTCGGCGCTTTATCACGCTTTGGGCACCTACGACAGCACCGTGCTGCAGCGCGTGGCGCAGGAGCGCGCCGTCAGCCGCATGGAAAACGAGTTCAAAACGCAGGTGCAGGAATGGAAGAACACCCTGCTGCGTGGGGAAGACGCCCGCAAGCGCGAGCTGCACTGGAATGCCTTCCAGGCCAGCGAAAAACGGGTGGCCGACGCTGCCAAGGCGCTTGAAGCCCAGCTCAGCGACGCCGACGAGCGCGCGGCACTGCAAAAATTCACGCAGGCGCATGCGCAAATGGCCCAGGGTTACCGCAAAGGGTTCGAGGTGTTCCAGTCGCTGGGCTTTGTGCCTGCAGCGGGCGACGCCGATGTGGCCGACATTGACCAAGGCCCGGCCAAGCTGTTGACGGCATTGAGCGAACAGGTGGCGGCCAGCAGCGCAGCCATCGCCCAGGCGGCGGCACAAGATGCACGCCACGCGCTGGTCAGCAGCCTGATTGCGCTGGCTCTGGTCACCGCCTTGGGCGTCGTCGCCGGGCTGCTGCTTACCCGCTCGGTGGTCCGCCCCCTGCGCGAGGCCGTGTCCGTGGCACACAAGGTGGCAGCGGGCGATCTCACCTCCGACATTCCGCTGGAAGGGCAGGACGAGCCCGCACGCCTGCTGCAAGCCCTGCAGGCAATGCAGGACAACCTTGAAAAAGTCGTGTCAGGCGTACGCAGCAGCGCCGAGAGCGTGGCCAGCGCCAGTGCAGAAATTGCCCAAGGCAACGCGGACCTGAGCGCGCGCACCGAGCAGCAGGCCAGCTCACTCGACGAGACAGCCGCATCCATGCAGCAACTGCAGACCACCGTGCAGCAGAACGCAGCCACGGCGCAGCGTGCCAGCGAGCTGGCTCGCAACGGCTCGTCTGTGGCAGAACGCGGTGGGGCCGTGGTGGAGCAGATGGTGCAGGTGGTGCAAGGCATTCAGGAAAGCTCGCGCCGCATTGCAGACATCATTGGTGTCATCGACGGCATTGCCTTCCAGACCAATATCCTGGCGCTGAATGCCGCGGTGGAAGCCGCCCGCGCGGGTGAACAAGGCCGCGGATTTGCCGTGGTGGCCAGCGAAGTGCGCAACCTGGCCACCCGCAGCGCCAGTGCGGCTCAAGAGATCAAGACCCTCATCCAGGCCAGTGTGGAGCGGGTACAGGCAGGTTCGGACCTGGCCCAGAATGCCGGGGGCACCATGTCAGAAGTGGTGGCATCCATTCGCGGGGTGAGCGCGCTGATGCAGGAGATCAGCCAAGCCAGCACCCATCAGACCGACGACATGCAGCGCGTGACCCAGGCCATCGTGCGCATGGATGAAGCCACGCAGCAAAACGCAGCCTTGGTGGAAGAAAGCGCTGCCGCTGCAGGCAGCCTGAGCAGCCAGGCGCGTGAGCTGGTGCAGGCTGTGGCGGTGTTTCGCGTGCGGCACCAGGGCTCGCACACACAGGCATTGTTGCGCTAG